Proteins encoded together in one Acanthochromis polyacanthus isolate Apoly-LR-REF ecotype Palm Island chromosome 12, KAUST_Apoly_ChrSc, whole genome shotgun sequence window:
- the arhgef5 gene encoding trichohyalin isoform X1, whose protein sequence is METKRPSCSLLDSNVNMSDHKLQPGGRISRDPSPRPAMTAQSDREEVRRSESQAVKMRDKVRYKDVETMERLYERERRRDGERRERRPEEDRGRNGRPLSNQEKEAERDVRRGPKKGDTFPRVKKDNRRMTPSDERGERRPRRGDEEGWDRTWYRDEVRPRDRNQESDLRGQDWRRDVEVRAREEGRRREREVRVSSPHRRRDREVHSDRREKREGRRDTRSEGDSEEREMRRETAKREEVVYQNSRSEGDDKRDREREEDRARRRADRQRRTERQEDRYDRKEDRYDRKEDRYDRKEDRYDRKEDRKEDRKEDRYDRKEDRYDRKEDRYDRKEDRKEDRYDRKEDRKEDRYDRKEDRYDRKEDRYDRKEDRKEDRYDRKEDRYDRKDDRKEVRYDRKEVRYDRKEDRKEDRYDRNDRKEERYDRKEDRYDRKEERYDRKEERKEDDAFRRQRTDRDRVPPKPPPRAQSSGEWSSDSESRFRRDQDRRDLERRHEGRSEGGRGEATGGASEQRRMWLEPQRNTREPSVDRERHARQKESRMEAEEKKAEEGRYRGGQGETEGVSVDGEEVQERHPSNSEGEERDGSDYWARSEDSEGGSDADWRQERDRMLSGEDGFVTVSSSGDREDEEDEEFVDCQEFWDVRDDSPGEEEETKYGFCVTGQTLPRSQAGQTGVDEASLETRHDDLRRGQHPNTTQEPEEPLPSELQEPRVILRSKPEHPYDEVGTIKRDSQTERLLKEWRQKNKDPAAGDADQTSPLPRNPYADVGSQVDFENIQPILDQIKSGAMSPEEVEAIRIRMSGAWSMSEEPKRHSQAPHLKWAKNVIREILGRSEETGVDEPNTPKQPEPEEEEEEEEEEEAAPDVQLTPEEDQSEEELEGLRGTRSSRAVMHVEQQPDMHVKTNTPLETDRQGGQAERKDLEGGGEEVAGSKRKEVEMFLSVSGTLYKPSSCPILNYEDEEEVEEAGKAQEVEVGVRQEVEVEGRQEVEVEGRQEVEVDKGKVGTLTSSCSFQDLGPEVRIRRRGIRKTTERRNGELVEVEEEEDEGVGRDRRTRIFSATDDEDDRSKSWGEVELKNVLDTIDKRRRNSKFFNAAQLYQQYSEAAQNFEILRQARSDILSLCEENSPAPSPPPARRPLPPLPPVPHPHSLSHSPSISSTQSLTLPEPPRTERRSSSPRLSISLSGQSASLWRELPGVRNSVELEELSEDQRRLQEVRFEVVTSEASYCRSLDIVVDHFVKSKQLGAKLTNQDRNWLFSRLADVRAISHSFLSKLEERVESDIMHFTVCDIIARHCQRFRMVYVPYLTNQSYQDATYQRLMNENQEFKQLVAKLERSPVCQRLPLRSFLVLPFQRITRIKLLVQNIVKRTTPGTAEALQAIKAMKLLEKLIQESNDSISQMKSIESLVSLSAKVDFECRTLPLVSQSRRLVREGPVTELIDFSLKDTERGVYLHLFNDYLLLSLQKEGGRFTVIDHSPVSDLRAENCRVKLHSLQKNLFRLHMSHKALLLRTDTQSDKLRWISALSRPHQEIDFSAAQDFEQMQCIRAFVAQQPDELSLEKADVILVHQQSSDNWVEGTRLSDRHRGWMPKSHLETISNSRVRQRNLSDALKLTTATAAV, encoded by the exons ATGGAGACCAAAAGGCCGAGCTGCAGCCTTCTCGACTCAAACGTTAACATGTCCGACCACAAGCTCCAGCCGGGCGGAAGAATCTCCAGAGATCCCAGTCCGAGGCCGGCGATGACGGCCCAGTCCGACCGAGAGGAGGTCCGGAGGAGTGAGAGCCAAGCTGTGAAGATGAGAGACAAAGTGAGATACAAAGACGTGGAGACAATGGAGAGACTCTATGAAAGAGAGAGACGAAGggatggagagaggagagagaggaggccagaggaggacagaggaagGAATGGAAGACCTCTGTCCAACCAGGAGAAGGAGGCCGAGAGGGACGTCAGGAGAGGCCCGAAGAAAGGCGACACATTTCCCAGAGTCAAGAAAGACAACAGAAGAATGACGCCGAGCGACGAAAGAGGGGAGAGGAGGCCGAggagaggagatgaggaggGCTGGGACAGAACCTGGTACCGAGACGAAGTCCGACCCAGAGACAGAAACCAGGAATCAGACCTCCGAGGTCAGGACTGGAGACGAGATGTGGAGGTCAGAGCGAGGGAGGAAGgtagaagaagagagagagaggtcagGGTGAGTTCTCCTCACAGAAGACGAGACAGAGAGGTTCATTCGGATagaagagagaagagggaaGGACGGAGGGACACGAGGAGCGAAGGGGACAGCGAGGAGAGAGAGATGAGGAGGGAGACAGCCAAGAGAGAGGAGGTGGTCTACCAGAACAGCAGGAGTGAAGGAGACGACaagagagacagggagagggaggaggacagGGCCAGGAGGAGGGCAGACAGgcagaggaggacagaaagacaggaggacaggtacGACAGGAAGGAGGACAGGTACGACAGGAAGGAGGACAGGTACGACAGGAAGGAGGACAGGTACGACAGGAAGGAGGACAGGAAGGAGGACAGGAAGGAGGACAGGTACGACAGGAAGGAGGACAGGTACGACAGGAAGGAGGACAGGTACGACAGGAAGGAGGACAGGAAGGAGGACAGGTACGACAGGAAGGAGGACAGAAAGGAGGACAGGTACGACAGGAAGGAGGACAGGTACGACAGGAAGGAGGACAGGTACGACAGGAAGGAGGACAGGAAGGAGGACAGGTACGACAGGAAGGAGGACAGGTACGACAGGAAGGACGACAGGAAGGAGGTCAGGTACGACAGGAAGGAGGTCAGGTACGACAGGAAGGAGGACAGGAAGGAGGACAGGTACGACAGGAATGACAGGAAAGAGGAGAGGTATGACAGGAAGGAGGACAGGTACGACAGGAAAGAGGAGAGGTATGacaggaaggaggagaggaaggaggacgaTGCATTCAGGCGTCAGAGGACAGATCGGGACAGAGTACCTCCCAAACCTCCACCGCGAGCCCAGAGCAGCGGCGAGTGGAGCAGTGACAGCGAGTCCAGATTCAGGAGAGACCAAGACAGACGAGACTTGGAGAGAAGACACGAAGGGAGAAGTGAGGGAGGCAGAGGGGAGGCGACAGGGGGAGCGTCAGAGCAGAGGAGGATGTGGTTAGAACCGCAGAGGAATACCAGAGAACCATCTGTAGACCGAGAGAGGCACGCGAGGCAGAAAGAGAGCAGGATGGAGGCCGAGGAGAAGAAAGCAGAGGAGGGCAGATATAGGGGAGgacagggagagacagagggggTGAGTGTGGACGGAGAGGAGGTGCAGGAGAGACATCCGTCCAACAGCGAAGGGGAGGAAAGAGATGGAAGCGACTACTGGGCGCGCTCGGAAGACAGCGAAGGAGGAAGTGATGCGGACTGGAGGCAGGAAAGGGACAGAATGCTGTCGGGAGAGGACGGCTTCGTCACCGTGTCCAGCAGCGGAGACCGAGAAgacgaggaggacgaggagtTCGTGGACTGCCAGGAGTTCTGGGACGTCAGAGATGACTCacctggagaggaggaggagactaaGTATGGCTTCTGTGTGACTGGACAGACTCTGCCCCGGTCACAAGCCGGTCAGACAGGTGTAGACGAGGCAAGTTTAGAAACTCGTCATGATGACCTCAGACGTGGCCAACACCCAAACACCACCCAGGAACCAGAGGAACCCCTCCCCTCTGAGCTTCAGGAGCCCAGAGTCATCCTGAGGAGCAAACCTGAGCATCCGTATGACGAGGTCGGGACGATTAAACGAGACTCTCAGACCGAAAGACTCCTCAAAGAATGGAGGCAGAAGAACAAAGACCCGGCAGCCGGAGACGCCGACCAGACCTCTCCTCTCCCCAGGAACCCCTACGCCGACGTCGGCTCCCAGGTGGACTTTGAGAATATCCAGCCCATCCTGGACCAGATCAAGTCCGGAGCCATGAGTCCGGAGGAGGTGGAGGCTATCCGGATCCGGATGAGCGGAGCTTGGAGCATGTCCGAGGAGCCCAAGAGGCACTCCCAGGCACCTCACCTCAAGTGGGCCAAAAACGTGATCCGAGAGATCCTGGGACGCTCCGAGGAGACGGGGGTGGACGAACCGAACACACCCAAACAACCTGAAcccgaagaggaggaggaggaggaggaggaggaagaggcggCGCCTGATGTTCAGCTAACACCGGAGGAGGATCAGtcggaggaggagctggaggggcTGAGAGGTACGAGGTCGAGCAGAGCCGTCATGCATGTTGAACAGCAACCAGACATGCATGTAAAAACTAACACGCCACtagagacggacagacagggAGGACAGGCAGAGAGGAAAGATCTAGAGGGAGGAGGCGAGGAGGTGGCAGGGAGCAAACGAAAGGAGGTGGAGATGTTTCTGAGTGTCAGCGGCACTCTGTACAAACCCAGCAGCTGCCCCATTCTGAACtatgaggatgaggaggaggtggaggaggcagGGAAGGCACAGGAAGTGGAGGTGGGAGTCAGACAGGAAGTGGAGGTGgaaggcagacaggaagtggaggtggaaggcagacaggaagtggaagTGGACAAGGGTAAAGTAGGGACGTTGACGAGCTCCTGCAGCTTTCAGGATCTGGGTCCTGAAGTTCGGATCCGAAGGAGAGGAATCCGTAAGACGACAGAGAGAAGAAATGGAGAGCTGGTAGAggtggaggaagaagaggatgaAGGTGTTGGAAGAGACCGCAGAACCAGAATATTCTCTGCAACAG ATGACGAAGACGACCGCAGTAAAAGCTGGGGGGAAGTGGAGCTCAA GAATGTTTTGGACACGATCGACAAGCGAAGAAGGAACTCAAAGTTTTTCA ATGCTGCCCAGCTCTACCAGCAGTACAGTGAAGCAGCTCAGAACTTTGAGATCCTCCGTCAGGCCCGTTCAGACATCCTCTCGCTGTGTGAGGAGAACTCTCCggctccttctcctcctccggcCCGCCGCCCCCTGCCTCCCCTGCCTCCCGTCCCTCACCCCCACTCCCTCAGCCACAGCCCCTCCATCAGCAGCACCCAGAGCCTGACGCTGCCAGAACCCCCCAGAACCGAGCGCCGGTCCTCCTCCCCCAGACTCTCCATCTCCCTCAGCGGCCAGTCGGCCTCCCTGTGGAGGGAGCTGCCCGGAGTCAGGAACAGCGtggagctggaggagctgaGCGAGGACCAGAGGAGGCTGCAGGAG GTGAGGTTTGAGGTGGTGACCTCAGAGGCTTCGTACTGCAGGAGTCTGGACATCGTGGTGGACCACTTTGTGAAGTCCAAGCAGCTCGGAGCGAAGCTGACCAACCAGGACAGGAACTGGCTCTTCTCCAGACTGGCCGATGTCCGAGCCATCAGCCACAG TTTCCTGTCAAAGCTGGAGGAGCGGGTCGAGTCGGACATCATGCACTTCACGGTTTGTGACATCATCGCTCGCCACTGCCAGCGCTTCAGGATGGTTTATGTTCCCTACCTCACCAACCAGTCGTACCAGGACGCCACCTACCAGAGGCTCAT GAACGAGAATCAGGAGTTCAAGCAGCTGGTGGCCAAACTAGAGAGGAGTCCGGTCTGCCAGAGGCTTCCTCTGCGCTCCTTCCTGGTTCTTCCCTTCCAGAGAATCACCAGAATCAAGCTGCTGGTCCAG AACATCGTGAAGAGGACGACTCCAGGAACAGCAGAAGCCCTGCAGGCCATCAAAGCCATGAAGCTCCTGGAGAAG ctGATCCAGGAGAGCAACGACAGCATCTCTCAGATGAAGAGCATCGAGTCTCTGGTTTCTCTCAGCGCTAAAGTCGACTTCGAGTGCAGA ACTCTTCCTCTGGTCAGTCAGTCCCGTCGGCTGGTGAGAGAAGGTCCGGTTACCGAGCTGATAGATTTCTCTCTGAAGGACACGGAGCGAGGCGTTTACCTTCATCTGTTCAACGACTACCTGCTGCTGTCGCTGCAGAAAGA AGGAGGAAGGTTCACCGTCATCGATCACTCTCCCGTCTCAGACCTGCGAGCAGAAAACTGCCGAGTCAAGCTTCACTCGCTGCAGAAGAACCTGTTCCGGCTGCACATGTCGCACAAAGCCCTGCTGCTCCGGACCGACACACA GAGCGATAAGCTACGCTGGATATCGGCGCTCTCCAGGCCTCATCAGGAAATAGACTTTTCTGCTGCACAAG ATTTCGAACAGATGCAGTGTATCCGAGCCTTCGTTGCCCAGCAACCGGACGAGCTGTCCTTAGAAAAAGCCGACGTTATTCTGGTGCACCAGCAGAGCAGCGACA actgGGTCGAGGGAACCCGGCTGTCGGACCGACACCGTGGGTGGATGCCCAAGTCCCACCTGGAGACCATCAGCAACTCCAGAGTCCGACAACGAAACCTGTCGGACGCCCTCAAACTCACCACGGCCACAGCTGCTGTCTAg
- the arhgef5 gene encoding trichohyalin isoform X24 — translation METKRPSCSLLDSNVNMSDHKLQPGGRISRDPSPRPAMTAQSDREEVRRSESQAVKMRDKVRYKDVETMERLYERERRRDGERRERRPEEDRGRNGRPLSNQEKEAERDVRRGPKKGDTFPRVKKDNRRMTPSDERGERRPRRGDEEGWDRTWYRDEVRPRDRNQESDLRGQDWRRDVEVRAREEGRRREREVRVSSPHRRRDREVHSDRREKREGRRDTRSEGDSEEREMRRETAKREEVVYQNSRSEGDDKRDREREEDRARRRADRQRRTERQEDRYDRKEDRYDRKEDRKEDRYDRKEDRKEDRYDRKEDRYDRKEDRYDRKEDRKEDRYDRKEDRYDRKDDRKEVRYDRKEVRYDRKEDRKEDRYDRNDRKEERYDRKEDRYDRKEERYDRKEERKEDDAFRRQRTDRDRVPPKPPPRAQSSGEWSSDSESRFRRDQDRRDLERRHEGRSEGGRGEATGGASEQRRMWLEPQRNTREPSVDRERHARQKESRMEAEEKKAEEGRYRGGQGETEGVSVDGEEVQERHPSNSEGEERDGSDYWARSEDSEGGSDADWRQERDRMLSGEDGFVTVSSSGDREDEEDEEFVDCQEFWDVRDDSPGEEEETKYGFCVTGQTLPRSQAGQTGVDEASLETRHDDLRRGQHPNTTQEPEEPLPSELQEPRVILRSKPEHPYDEVGTIKRDSQTERLLKEWRQKNKDPAAGDADQTSPLPRNPYADVGSQVDFENIQPILDQIKSGAMSPEEVEAIRIRMSGAWSMSEEPKRHSQAPHLKWAKNVIREILGRSEETGVDEPNTPKQPEPEEEEEEEEEEEAAPDVQLTPEEDQSEEELEGLRGTRSSRAVMHVEQQPDMHVKTNTPLETDRQGGQAERKDLEGGGEEVAGSKRKEVEMFLSVSGTLYKPSSCPILNYEDEEEVEEAGKAQEVEVGVRQEVEVEGRQEVEVEGRQEVEVDKGKVGTLTSSCSFQDLGPEVRIRRRGIRKTTERRNGELVEVEEEEDEGVGRDRRTRIFSATDDEDDRSKSWGEVELKNVLDTIDKRRRNSKFFNAAQLYQQYSEAAQNFEILRQARSDILSLCEENSPAPSPPPARRPLPPLPPVPHPHSLSHSPSISSTQSLTLPEPPRTERRSSSPRLSISLSGQSASLWRELPGVRNSVELEELSEDQRRLQEVRFEVVTSEASYCRSLDIVVDHFVKSKQLGAKLTNQDRNWLFSRLADVRAISHSFLSKLEERVESDIMHFTVCDIIARHCQRFRMVYVPYLTNQSYQDATYQRLMNENQEFKQLVAKLERSPVCQRLPLRSFLVLPFQRITRIKLLVQNIVKRTTPGTAEALQAIKAMKLLEKLIQESNDSISQMKSIESLVSLSAKVDFECRTLPLVSQSRRLVREGPVTELIDFSLKDTERGVYLHLFNDYLLLSLQKEGGRFTVIDHSPVSDLRAENCRVKLHSLQKNLFRLHMSHKALLLRTDTQSDKLRWISALSRPHQEIDFSAAQDFEQMQCIRAFVAQQPDELSLEKADVILVHQQSSDNWVEGTRLSDRHRGWMPKSHLETISNSRVRQRNLSDALKLTTATAAV, via the exons ATGGAGACCAAAAGGCCGAGCTGCAGCCTTCTCGACTCAAACGTTAACATGTCCGACCACAAGCTCCAGCCGGGCGGAAGAATCTCCAGAGATCCCAGTCCGAGGCCGGCGATGACGGCCCAGTCCGACCGAGAGGAGGTCCGGAGGAGTGAGAGCCAAGCTGTGAAGATGAGAGACAAAGTGAGATACAAAGACGTGGAGACAATGGAGAGACTCTATGAAAGAGAGAGACGAAGggatggagagaggagagagaggaggccagaggaggacagaggaagGAATGGAAGACCTCTGTCCAACCAGGAGAAGGAGGCCGAGAGGGACGTCAGGAGAGGCCCGAAGAAAGGCGACACATTTCCCAGAGTCAAGAAAGACAACAGAAGAATGACGCCGAGCGACGAAAGAGGGGAGAGGAGGCCGAggagaggagatgaggaggGCTGGGACAGAACCTGGTACCGAGACGAAGTCCGACCCAGAGACAGAAACCAGGAATCAGACCTCCGAGGTCAGGACTGGAGACGAGATGTGGAGGTCAGAGCGAGGGAGGAAGgtagaagaagagagagagaggtcagGGTGAGTTCTCCTCACAGAAGACGAGACAGAGAGGTTCATTCGGATagaagagagaagagggaaGGACGGAGGGACACGAGGAGCGAAGGGGACAGCGAGGAGAGAGAGATGAGGAGGGAGACAGCCAAGAGAGAGGAGGTGGTCTACCAGAACAGCAGGAGTGAAGGAGACGACaagagagacagggagagggaggaggacagGGCCAGGAGGAGGGCAGACAGgcagaggaggacagaaagacaggaggacag GTACGACAGGAAGGAGGACAGGTACGACAGGAAGGAGGACAGGAAGGAGGACAGGTACGACAGGAAGGAGGACAGAAAGGAGGACAGGTACGACAGGAAGGAGGACAGGTACGACAGGAAGGAGGACAGGTACGACAGGAAGGAGGACAGGAAGGAGGACAGGTACGACAGGAAGGAGGACAGGTACGACAGGAAGGACGACAGGAAGGAGGTCAGGTACGACAGGAAGGAGGTCAGGTACGACAGGAAGGAGGACAGGAAGGAGGACAGGTACGACAGGAATGACAGGAAAGAGGAGAGGTATGACAGGAAGGAGGACAGGTACGACAGGAAAGAGGAGAGGTATGacaggaaggaggagaggaaggaggacgaTGCATTCAGGCGTCAGAGGACAGATCGGGACAGAGTACCTCCCAAACCTCCACCGCGAGCCCAGAGCAGCGGCGAGTGGAGCAGTGACAGCGAGTCCAGATTCAGGAGAGACCAAGACAGACGAGACTTGGAGAGAAGACACGAAGGGAGAAGTGAGGGAGGCAGAGGGGAGGCGACAGGGGGAGCGTCAGAGCAGAGGAGGATGTGGTTAGAACCGCAGAGGAATACCAGAGAACCATCTGTAGACCGAGAGAGGCACGCGAGGCAGAAAGAGAGCAGGATGGAGGCCGAGGAGAAGAAAGCAGAGGAGGGCAGATATAGGGGAGgacagggagagacagagggggTGAGTGTGGACGGAGAGGAGGTGCAGGAGAGACATCCGTCCAACAGCGAAGGGGAGGAAAGAGATGGAAGCGACTACTGGGCGCGCTCGGAAGACAGCGAAGGAGGAAGTGATGCGGACTGGAGGCAGGAAAGGGACAGAATGCTGTCGGGAGAGGACGGCTTCGTCACCGTGTCCAGCAGCGGAGACCGAGAAgacgaggaggacgaggagtTCGTGGACTGCCAGGAGTTCTGGGACGTCAGAGATGACTCacctggagaggaggaggagactaaGTATGGCTTCTGTGTGACTGGACAGACTCTGCCCCGGTCACAAGCCGGTCAGACAGGTGTAGACGAGGCAAGTTTAGAAACTCGTCATGATGACCTCAGACGTGGCCAACACCCAAACACCACCCAGGAACCAGAGGAACCCCTCCCCTCTGAGCTTCAGGAGCCCAGAGTCATCCTGAGGAGCAAACCTGAGCATCCGTATGACGAGGTCGGGACGATTAAACGAGACTCTCAGACCGAAAGACTCCTCAAAGAATGGAGGCAGAAGAACAAAGACCCGGCAGCCGGAGACGCCGACCAGACCTCTCCTCTCCCCAGGAACCCCTACGCCGACGTCGGCTCCCAGGTGGACTTTGAGAATATCCAGCCCATCCTGGACCAGATCAAGTCCGGAGCCATGAGTCCGGAGGAGGTGGAGGCTATCCGGATCCGGATGAGCGGAGCTTGGAGCATGTCCGAGGAGCCCAAGAGGCACTCCCAGGCACCTCACCTCAAGTGGGCCAAAAACGTGATCCGAGAGATCCTGGGACGCTCCGAGGAGACGGGGGTGGACGAACCGAACACACCCAAACAACCTGAAcccgaagaggaggaggaggaggaggaggaggaagaggcggCGCCTGATGTTCAGCTAACACCGGAGGAGGATCAGtcggaggaggagctggaggggcTGAGAGGTACGAGGTCGAGCAGAGCCGTCATGCATGTTGAACAGCAACCAGACATGCATGTAAAAACTAACACGCCACtagagacggacagacagggAGGACAGGCAGAGAGGAAAGATCTAGAGGGAGGAGGCGAGGAGGTGGCAGGGAGCAAACGAAAGGAGGTGGAGATGTTTCTGAGTGTCAGCGGCACTCTGTACAAACCCAGCAGCTGCCCCATTCTGAACtatgaggatgaggaggaggtggaggaggcagGGAAGGCACAGGAAGTGGAGGTGGGAGTCAGACAGGAAGTGGAGGTGgaaggcagacaggaagtggaggtggaaggcagacaggaagtggaagTGGACAAGGGTAAAGTAGGGACGTTGACGAGCTCCTGCAGCTTTCAGGATCTGGGTCCTGAAGTTCGGATCCGAAGGAGAGGAATCCGTAAGACGACAGAGAGAAGAAATGGAGAGCTGGTAGAggtggaggaagaagaggatgaAGGTGTTGGAAGAGACCGCAGAACCAGAATATTCTCTGCAACAG ATGACGAAGACGACCGCAGTAAAAGCTGGGGGGAAGTGGAGCTCAA GAATGTTTTGGACACGATCGACAAGCGAAGAAGGAACTCAAAGTTTTTCA ATGCTGCCCAGCTCTACCAGCAGTACAGTGAAGCAGCTCAGAACTTTGAGATCCTCCGTCAGGCCCGTTCAGACATCCTCTCGCTGTGTGAGGAGAACTCTCCggctccttctcctcctccggcCCGCCGCCCCCTGCCTCCCCTGCCTCCCGTCCCTCACCCCCACTCCCTCAGCCACAGCCCCTCCATCAGCAGCACCCAGAGCCTGACGCTGCCAGAACCCCCCAGAACCGAGCGCCGGTCCTCCTCCCCCAGACTCTCCATCTCCCTCAGCGGCCAGTCGGCCTCCCTGTGGAGGGAGCTGCCCGGAGTCAGGAACAGCGtggagctggaggagctgaGCGAGGACCAGAGGAGGCTGCAGGAG GTGAGGTTTGAGGTGGTGACCTCAGAGGCTTCGTACTGCAGGAGTCTGGACATCGTGGTGGACCACTTTGTGAAGTCCAAGCAGCTCGGAGCGAAGCTGACCAACCAGGACAGGAACTGGCTCTTCTCCAGACTGGCCGATGTCCGAGCCATCAGCCACAG TTTCCTGTCAAAGCTGGAGGAGCGGGTCGAGTCGGACATCATGCACTTCACGGTTTGTGACATCATCGCTCGCCACTGCCAGCGCTTCAGGATGGTTTATGTTCCCTACCTCACCAACCAGTCGTACCAGGACGCCACCTACCAGAGGCTCAT GAACGAGAATCAGGAGTTCAAGCAGCTGGTGGCCAAACTAGAGAGGAGTCCGGTCTGCCAGAGGCTTCCTCTGCGCTCCTTCCTGGTTCTTCCCTTCCAGAGAATCACCAGAATCAAGCTGCTGGTCCAG AACATCGTGAAGAGGACGACTCCAGGAACAGCAGAAGCCCTGCAGGCCATCAAAGCCATGAAGCTCCTGGAGAAG ctGATCCAGGAGAGCAACGACAGCATCTCTCAGATGAAGAGCATCGAGTCTCTGGTTTCTCTCAGCGCTAAAGTCGACTTCGAGTGCAGA ACTCTTCCTCTGGTCAGTCAGTCCCGTCGGCTGGTGAGAGAAGGTCCGGTTACCGAGCTGATAGATTTCTCTCTGAAGGACACGGAGCGAGGCGTTTACCTTCATCTGTTCAACGACTACCTGCTGCTGTCGCTGCAGAAAGA AGGAGGAAGGTTCACCGTCATCGATCACTCTCCCGTCTCAGACCTGCGAGCAGAAAACTGCCGAGTCAAGCTTCACTCGCTGCAGAAGAACCTGTTCCGGCTGCACATGTCGCACAAAGCCCTGCTGCTCCGGACCGACACACA GAGCGATAAGCTACGCTGGATATCGGCGCTCTCCAGGCCTCATCAGGAAATAGACTTTTCTGCTGCACAAG ATTTCGAACAGATGCAGTGTATCCGAGCCTTCGTTGCCCAGCAACCGGACGAGCTGTCCTTAGAAAAAGCCGACGTTATTCTGGTGCACCAGCAGAGCAGCGACA actgGGTCGAGGGAACCCGGCTGTCGGACCGACACCGTGGGTGGATGCCCAAGTCCCACCTGGAGACCATCAGCAACTCCAGAGTCCGACAACGAAACCTGTCGGACGCCCTCAAACTCACCACGGCCACAGCTGCTGTCTAg